The Arachis ipaensis cultivar K30076 chromosome B05, Araip1.1, whole genome shotgun sequence nucleotide sequence AGCAGACATTTGTCTTAGGCGATCCTTTAACCACATCATCTTAATGGTGAAAGACTCGCGTGACAATGCTTCAAGTGCCTCTGCAACCATCTCTTATATCTCACGACTATAATAAGTCTGAAAATCACGACTGCAACCACCTATCAGCTCCCTATGTGTCTACAAGCCAAGGTGATAAGTAACATCTTGAAGGATGATGGTACACTCACCCGATGGCATGTGAAATGAATGGGTCTCTGGATGCCATCGCACGACAAAGACTGACAGGAGCGAGTTGTCGAAGTGAAAATCTCTAACTCGAGCTACATGGACGAAACTAGTCTCCTCCAAATAAGACAACAATGCATCAGACGGTCCTTCCACTCCCGAGTCCATATTTCTCCTCAGAAATAGAACCCGTCGACTCTATGTAATTTCGACATCAAGCTCAATTTAAATCACCACTAAAAATAATACATATTATCTAAAGTACCTCTAAAACTCTGTCAACCATAAATCACCATTCATTTCAATCATAATAAACTACAACAATTAGCCTAAATCCAAAGATTTCTACGTCAAATTTTAACCAATACTACTAATAACATCTATTAtgtaaaatatctctaaaaatttattACTCATAAATAAACGTTTATCTCATTTCATAATAATTACATGTAGACTAAATCCAAAGATTTCTACATTAAATTTAAAAGTCTCCCtcatttatatatttataaatgaggagtgctacacatacaagtcatttttgtttacaagtcttacaagttggacCTAACACGCGCGTTATTGAACCATCTTCGTTTCCTTTtttacgaaaaagaagaagaagagacatagagaaagaagaagaagaagaggcacaaaAAAAACGTGAAAAcggcgtgaatataaatgacttgtatgatttgtatggaaaagcgttctctctttgccttcgatctccttctgtttttttttttattttcatggtttctgaaatcaagctttgaaattgttttgaagatgatggaatttcaaaaatacacccgaacgattacaaaaatacacccaaacgattacagaaatacatctaaatgattacaaaaatacactcaaacagttacagaaataaaccaaacgattacagaaatacacccaaaggatttaagaaatacacccaaaggatttaagaaatacacccaatataGGGGGAGatagtatatttcttcttgaaatcttttaatgttttgctggttaaggattAGGCACATgacagagacaatctagaaaaaaatctagaaaaacagtaaaacagtaccttgaataatgtttcttcgttttttctggtgattttgatgaaggagaaagagaaaacgaaaagaggagaagaaatttcaataaaaaaagagggaggaagaggtggtgttgatgacgaagataacgagagagaaaaattacgaaaaagaagaaaaagagacacggagaaagaggaagaggaagaggaagaggaagcaaggagaaagaagaagaaaaagaggcacaaaaAAAACGTGAAACGGcatgaatataaatgacttgtatgacttgtattgAAAAtcacttgtatgtggagaattactctttataaatatatattttctaatatattaaaattatcctAAACTTATAACTACTAACTGACCAACTAACAACTATAatataataaacaaaaaattaatttaaattctaaCCTGATAATCAAGTTTtttcactaaaataaaataaaaaattattatttccccaaacaccatttttaaactttaattctccaaatacgatttttttttttgcatttgggCAAGTTCGCCGCATCTCgggcgaactctataaaaattagcAAGTTTGCCTTACCCCGGTGaactttataaattttatttcacTTCAAGAGTACACAAGAGTATACAGGAATAAGTCGTATTTTATTTTTGagaaatagttatttttttaatttataaataaaaatttcttGTTAAATATGGTATTCCAGTGTACCTGTGTATTTTTGAAGACGATGATCATGGTTGCCATTGTTAAATAtagctttttttttaatttataattaaaaaatcctTGAAGAATCCATGCTTGTTGTCTATGTATTTTTGTATATTCCTATATACTGTTTGGAGATATATATACTATTTTTAGAGACAATGATATGGATTAAAAACgtggattttgaaaattttgaatgaaATTTGCTGGGGTAAGGTATAGAGTTCCCTGGGGTGCGGTGAACTTACTCTAAAAAGATAAAAGTGTATTAAgcaaattaaagttaaaaaatggggtttgagaaaataataattttttttattttatttcagaaaaaacCCTGATAATCAATATGGCCCGCAATATGTTTGCCTTCATTCAAATAGTTAATGTTGTTACTCCGAATCAggaactttttaattttaatgtggAGAGAGAGTTGGTGTATAGCAGAATTATGAAGGTATATGCATGGTGTTTTACCAGGGTATAAGGATTGTGCAagacaaatcggaccgtccgattggAGGTACTGAAAACTCTGGGTCTGATTTGTGTATTGGCAGAAAACCttgggtccgatttgtgtactgacAGAAAACCCTGAGTCCGATTTGTGTATCCACTCTCTCCAatgaaatcggatggtccgatttctccccactaaaacaaaaaattgaacGCCGTCACAATCGTGTATATCTCCCCAATACTCTATAACTCAGCATAATTCACATATTAacctcatataaaaaaaattagccgccGAATCATTGTGACAAAAGCGTTTTTCCTCgtgtttgcttttttttttctatttctttctctctctttttgtcTCAATTCTAACAAGTTTTAAACTAAACAAATGATTTGAATATAATGCGCAATTGCTTTTGTTTTATAGTGTGGTTTCTCTTATTTCGCAGACAATATTTGTGTAATTGCTTTGTTTTTCTGTTGTGTAAATTTTGACAGTGAAATAGTCTCGGTTTACAAAATTATTAGTGAATGTTTAAATGGCTAAAGTTTTTTTATAACATTTAAAAGCAGTGTTATCAGAATTGGACCGACTCGTCCGATCGGACCGGAAACCCGGTGAACCGACTGGGTTAAAACTCGAACCGGTtcgttgcattttttttttttgcccctTTCCCCAACGAAACTACGTCGTTTTGGCTTTCTGAAGGGAAAAAAGTGAAACCTAAAAGCTACCCTCTCCCTCTTCGAGCAGCAGCAGCCCCCATCCCCCTTCTTCTCTCTCAATCTCACTCAAGAAGGAGAGCCTCTGACTCTCACACTCCCAAAAAAGCACCGcccaccgccaccgccaccgccaccgccaccgccaccgccaccgccgGGCTACTCTGCTTCGTCTCGTGACTCTCGCGTCGGCCCCTGTGCATCTCCTTCCTGGCTCGTCGCCTCCTCTGCGTGACAGCGTCTCGCGTCCTCGTCCGGCGTGGCTCACCGTCGCTGCTGCCTTCCCCTTTCCAGACTCTGCTTCGCCGTCCTTGGTCTACCTCTTCTCaggtatattttttaattttatttatttattcagttATTAACTTATTGCCTCATTGGGCTATAATTTGATTAACTGAAGAACTGATTAATGATGTTGATTAACTGAATCTGTCGATTCTGTAAGGGTTTTACAATGTATGATAAGAAACGTTGAGATGAGAACTAACCAGACCTGTAACTTATCAAACCAATTTCTAACCAATTTCTACTTATCAACCttacttttcttgttttggaGTCAAGCTATTCTGCTGTGTACTAACAGattctttattgttgttgattgtaTTTGGTTGATTGTAATTTTGTTGATTCAGGCAGATTATTCAACAGTGTAATATATTGTTGTTTTATATTATTGTTGTTCTAGATGGTTTCATCAAATACACCATCAGAAACACCATCCTCCCAAATTTTGTTGGCAGATCATTCAAATTTTATTGATACATTGTAATATATGTAGGTTTAGTGGTTGATTGATGCTTTTGTTTTTCTGATtattagtgtttagggttgatttgtTGCTGATTGatgcaatttttaaaatttacattTACAACGCAGAAGTGACTACAGATATTATCTAATTCATTTATATTTACAtttacctaaaccctaaactctaataTTACAGTCGAGTCTGTAGATGTTTTTATATCATTCTTTTTAATATTGTGCCTGTTAGCTTGTTGAATAGACGAGGATGAGTCGTGATAGCCAAAATGAAATAGTGCACATAAGAAAGTGTATTATTTAATCCTTGGAACTTAGGGTTTGGAAATCAGATGAATGGGAGGTTCAAGGGTTCAAGTGATTTCTTGCCAATGAGATGATTATTAAGAACCATCTAGGTAATTGTTTTCGTGCTGTGTCCAACACTGCAAAATTTAGAATTGAAGGCTTGAAGGGATTTATGCAGATTCAGGAAAGAGAAATATAGGTATTAAGGAAAACAATCTGAGCGATATGTAGGCAAGTAAGCAATTATTCGGGATAAAATTTAAACTAAATGGATTGAAAAAGATGACAGGTTATCTGAGGTTGCTTGGGTCTACACCTTAGAATTTCTTATGGTTAATTGGCATCAGGTTatggattttaattttcatttttattatccTGATGATAATACCTTTGCGTGTTGCAAGTTTGTGTATTTGTATGGAAATATTTGAGTTTATCAAATGACGTCGTTCCAGGGAAGCACAACTGCACAAGTTCCTTTCTTCTTCATAGCTCGCAGCCGCTGTTCCTGCAACTTCTTGTTTACACGCGCTGCCGTCAACTCCATTGCCAAACCACTGGAATCAAAAGTCCCCTTTAAAACCCCAATCCAAAGATGCAGCACGATGAGGTTATATGGCACGTTATCAGGCACAACCATTGTAGTTTCATGGCCAAGTAAAGAAACACTACCATTCTCTGCTTCAATTATTTTCATTACTCTCACGGTTCTTTCTCCTTGTTTTTGTCAAAAGTTCCAAATTTTCACagttttttggtttatttttctttttgtgtaGAATTACGACGGGGAATTTTTGTAGAAACCCTTACAATGTTACTGGACTTTGCAATCGAAGCTCATGCCCCTTAGCTAACAGTCGCTATGCTACTATACGAGAGGAAAATGGTAACTTTGCTCATAAACCATATTTGCTTTTTATTAAgctcttcttttttatttgttctcttggattttttaaatttattgtttGGTGAGTTTTTTTTCTTGAAATTAGTGCATAGTGAACGATATTATGCTTGTGGGGTTTGTGATTGTCAAGCATATTCTAAGCTGATGTTAAACTTTGTTTCCTTTGGAAAGAATCACTATATTACTATAAGAAGATGGCATATTAAGACCATGCTTTACAGCGAGTTTGATATGATACCTTGATGTGGAACTTGTTTTCCATATTTCAATATAGTATAGGAggttaattttgatgcattgagAATGTAAAGGTTTTTTGCACAATGAATCCATCATATTAGTTTATTTTGCATGATTATTCAAGTAGTAGTGGGTGTGGGACTTGAACCATATTTTGTGATATAGTCATGTGATAGAATGATAGTATAAGTTTTGGACCGtttgtgcatcaaaattaaattcataggGTAGGAGAAATTGATTCTGGTTGGTGCATAGTGTGTCAGTTATTAAATGGTGACCTTGCAATAAGTTGAGTTTGGTGCGAATATGTAGATAGTAATGGAATTATGTTGGGTACTGCAGGTGTGTTTTACCTTTACATGAAAACTATAGAAAGAGCTCANNNNNNNNNNNNNNNNNNNNCTGCCAAGGAAAAAGGCACTTGAAGTCATTGACAAACATCTGGTACTGCAGATCCATGCGTGTTTTTGTTTGAAAATTTGAATATTCGATGTTTTTACTCGTACTTTTCAGAATTGGTTGTCTCACCTTTTTGCATTGACTCATTGATAGATGTATTGGCCTAAGCTTCTTATACACAAAACAAAGCAACGATTGACCAAAATGACCCAGATGCGGATACGCATGAGGAAACTTGCGTTGAAGACAAGGTATGAACTATGAAGTTGAATTGTTTGTTGTTTATTGTCTTTTAATGTGAAGGAATGCTTAATTTCTCCATAGTAAGGTCATCTCTTTGGTGCTCTAAATTGTTTATTAATTGATTTCTGCTTGTGGTTTGGAAGATATAGGGTCAGTTTGGATTGGCTTTtgaaaaaagtacttatttttttcatcttttttaaaaagatctttttttaatagACAAAAGCTATTTCACATTTGGAtaggtttttttttaaattgttttcaagtattaaaaacgtcttttgcttgttttttttttaaagcaaggtattagaaaaagcaaataattttctttttttaataaaagtacttCTTTAAAAAGATGTTAAAATTGAATAAAAGTACTTTTTAAACTCAAAAAAGCGAATCCAAACCAACACAAATTATGATTAGTCAAGATCTGTATGTGGGAGGAAAACATATAATTAGTTATGATTTATGAAGAAATGAAATTTTGTTGGAATGAATTTACCATTTAAATTCAATCTTGTGGACATATCAATTAAATCTGAGTGACGAAGATTGTCTACTAACAGTGAGTTTGGGTACGCATTATAGAATAATGAAATTGTATTTGATTCTGAGGCTTCATTTAGATCCAAGCTATCAATATAGTCTGATATATATGTTTAAGCAGACATAAagtatgtgtgtgtttttttgtttttaatttaaaaaaaactgTGTGGGAGAGTGTTTTTTNNNNNNNNNNNNNNNNNNNNNNNNNNNNNNNNNNNNNNNNNNNNNNNNNNNNNNNNNNNNNNNNNNNNNNNNNNNNNNNNNNNACATATCTCAAGCCCTCAGGGTTAGTGTATCACAGACCAAATTTATGGCATGTTTGATTTTTGTTTGAACTACTGGACATCATTGTGGAAACCAGATAAGCGAAATAGATGTTTGGCTGCTACCAACATGCTTAATTCTGTGTTACAATCTCATATAGTGTCTGGAGTCTACCCCACCTGTTTCCACCCCAGGAGAGGTTATGATAGGATAGGATATACAAGTTTGATAATCATTGAAGATGTGAGAAACTTGAAATATACTTGTGCATATATGCAGCTTGTGTCTTCCTTGGGCTAATATTGTTTGTGATTATAGGGATTCATCAGATTTTTCTAATTGATCTGTTTTCCTACAATTACAAAATTACATACATATAAcaaattttcttctccttcatcaattatttatttatttttttgtgtgcTCTCGTTGAAAGTTAATTTCAGTTTCTCCATATTACTGATCTAATTTATCATGTTTATAATGGTTGTCTTAAAGGGAGAAAATAATGACAACTCCAAGGAAGGAGATAAAGAGAGAGGCTAGAAGACAAGAGAAGGCTGAAAAGGCAGCTTTGTTAGAAAAGGTTATAGTTAATACTAGTCTTTTCTGTACACATGAATTTTGTGTTGTATTTGGTTACCTCACCAGTGCTTATATTTTACTTAGTCTATTGAGAAAGAGCTACTGGAGCGCCTTCAAAAAGGAGTTTATCAACAAAGTGACATTTACAATTATCCTATTGAACAATACAATAAAGTTCTTGATATGGACAACCTTCAAcctgctgaggaagaggaggaggtatGCATCTGCATTTTCTATTGTCATATATGTTTCATGCAAAACTGTTTGAAATTTTACTTGAACAATATGTTGTCTtgtatttaatttcttttttcgtTTTTGGTTATTAAACAGGAAGCAGAGATAGAGTATGTGGAAGGTTATGATGAACTTGAAGAGGAAGATGACATGgaggattttgttaattttagaatTGATGATGCTGGTGATGATGACAATGATGAAAATGGTAAGGATTAGACAGTTCAGTTTAGAGAATAGATCTTAAAGCAATTTCAAAAAATATTCTTTAATGGAAAgaaatttttattttgcattgttCAAACCCAGTTGCATGGATTTTGGATATGATATGATTGTGTGATGGTTGCAACCTATTCACCTAGTGATTTCAGCAAAATATATTTCTCAATGTTTAATTGAGACCCGAAAACCAAGTCATATATAAATCCAATACCAATATGCAGAATTAC carries:
- the LOC107643534 gene encoding protein MAK16 homolog (The sequence of the model RefSeq protein was modified relative to this genomic sequence to represent the inferred CDS: added 119 bases not found in genome assembly), giving the protein MQHDEVIWHVIRHNHCSFMAKITTGNFCRNPYNVTGLCNRSSCPLANSRYATIREENGVFYLYMKTIERAHMPNKLWERVKLPRNYEKALEVIDKHLMYWPKLLIHKTKQRLTKMTQMRIRMRKLALKTREKIMTTPRKEIKREARRQEKAEKAALLEKSIEKELLERLQKGVYQQSDIYNYPIEQYNKVLDMDNLQPAEEEEEEAEIEYVEGYDELEEEDDMEDFVNFRIDDAGDDDNDENAGSSEDEEAEAAAQRRVKRKNKLASMKSEKDSVDLKSKKAKVLVEVERDDADERQREVSVR